In Marivirga salinae, a single window of DNA contains:
- a CDS encoding peptidylprolyl isomerase, with the protein MKNRNSLILVFSLLIIMASCQTSKDSIVVFHTKYGDMTAILYEETPKHKENFLELVESGKYDSTIFHRVIENFMVQGGDVNQKKGLEEEEKVNYTIDAEIHPDFWHVKGSLAAARQGDNVNPEKKSSGSQFYIIHGQKFKEADLLQMAEGSVYQQKKMKLRELLGMKKYANIRNEVMEMQKAQDMEGLQNFMETTADSLVKQEFGEVEVYQFSNAQIEDYETIGGAPHLDGEYTVFGRVVEGLNVVDSIATVRTAGADKPVKDIFLTAEIEKMSKKKITEQYGYEYPKEEK; encoded by the coding sequence ATGAAAAATAGAAACAGTTTAATTTTAGTATTTTCCCTATTGATAATTATGGCTTCATGCCAAACTTCAAAAGATTCTATAGTGGTATTTCATACAAAATATGGTGATATGACTGCCATTCTTTATGAAGAAACCCCTAAGCATAAAGAGAATTTCCTTGAATTGGTGGAGTCAGGAAAGTATGACAGCACCATCTTCCATAGAGTAATTGAGAATTTTATGGTGCAAGGAGGGGATGTGAATCAGAAAAAAGGACTAGAAGAGGAAGAAAAAGTGAATTACACAATAGATGCTGAAATCCATCCTGATTTTTGGCATGTAAAAGGTTCTTTGGCTGCTGCTCGTCAAGGGGACAATGTAAATCCTGAAAAGAAATCTAGCGGCTCTCAATTTTACATTATTCATGGGCAAAAATTTAAGGAAGCAGATTTATTGCAAATGGCCGAAGGAAGTGTTTACCAACAAAAGAAGATGAAATTACGTGAGCTATTAGGAATGAAGAAATATGCTAATATCAGAAATGAAGTAATGGAAATGCAAAAAGCCCAAGATATGGAAGGCTTACAAAATTTCATGGAAACTACTGCAGATTCTTTAGTTAAACAGGAATTTGGAGAGGTAGAAGTATATCAATTCAGCAATGCTCAAATAGAAGACTATGAAACTATAGGTGGCGCTCCCCATTTAGATGGGGAATATACAGTATTCGGAAGAGTAGTGGAAGGTTTAAATGTAGTGGATTCGATTGCTACAGTAAGAACTGCAGGAGCTGATAAACCAGTAAAAGACATCTTCCTAACAGCTGAAATTGAAAAAATGTCGAAGAAAAAGATTACCGAACAATACGGATACGAATACCCTAAAGAAGAAAAGTGA
- a CDS encoding DMT family transporter, with protein sequence MSEKESVSPVLVYGLLILLALIWGSSFILIKKGLLVFSAGEVGALRIFSAALVLTPLSLPKLKGLNKRQWKWLFISGMVGSFAPAFLFAYAQTQLESGITGVLNALTPIFALLVGVIFFKGSLKLRDSLGIALGFGGTIVLIVAGSGGELGNFNFYAIFVILATLCYGFNLNIIKTQFSILTPRMITSISLVLIAPLAGGYLFGSSDFVTKMQYEEGAWRALLYISILGVVGTAFALILFNRLVKLTSPVFTSFVTYLIPIVAIAWGLLDGEILVFGHYVGIVLIILGVAFANRPKK encoded by the coding sequence ATGAGCGAAAAAGAATCTGTAAGTCCTGTTTTAGTTTATGGTTTATTAATTTTATTAGCGCTCATTTGGGGGAGTTCCTTTATCCTTATCAAAAAAGGACTTCTTGTTTTTTCCGCTGGAGAGGTTGGAGCACTACGAATATTTTCAGCTGCGCTAGTATTAACCCCTTTATCATTACCCAAACTTAAAGGTTTGAATAAACGCCAATGGAAATGGTTATTTATTTCAGGTATGGTGGGCAGTTTTGCCCCAGCATTCCTATTTGCCTATGCCCAAACGCAGCTAGAAAGCGGGATAACGGGTGTTTTAAATGCCTTAACACCTATTTTTGCCCTTTTGGTGGGGGTTATTTTTTTCAAGGGAAGTTTGAAATTAAGAGATAGCCTAGGAATCGCTTTAGGTTTTGGAGGGACAATAGTTTTGATAGTCGCTGGTTCTGGTGGAGAACTTGGCAATTTTAACTTCTACGCCATATTCGTAATCTTAGCAACGCTTTGTTATGGATTCAATTTAAATATTATTAAAACTCAATTTAGCATTCTTACTCCAAGAATGATTACTAGTATATCTTTAGTTTTAATAGCCCCATTGGCAGGTGGTTATTTATTTGGCTCCAGTGATTTTGTAACTAAAATGCAATATGAAGAAGGTGCTTGGCGAGCTTTACTTTATATCAGCATCTTGGGTGTGGTAGGAACTGCATTCGCTTTAATCCTATTTAACCGATTAGTTAAGCTAACCTCTCCTGTTTTTACCAGTTTTGTAACTTACTTAATTCCAATTGTAGCAATTGCCTGGGGATTATTGGACGGAGAAATATTAGTATTTGGTCACTATGTCGGAATTGTATTAATTATACTGGGAGTTGCCTTTGCAAACCGTCCTAAAAAATAA
- the scpB gene encoding SMC-Scp complex subunit ScpB yields MDFLLNHIEALIFCATSPLKLHEIQKCLSEMFEADVPKQDIEGALEKILKKYESDEYSFQVEYIGGGYQFMTKPAYQASIGIMLKQQSKKRLSTSALETLSIIAYKQPITKGEMEQIRGVNCDYTVQKLLEKELVEIKGKADAIGRPILYGTSQNFMEYFGINDLKDLPTPKDFSQDENQIGKENED; encoded by the coding sequence ATGGATTTTCTGCTCAACCATATTGAGGCACTGATTTTCTGTGCAACTTCACCATTAAAGTTGCATGAAATTCAGAAATGCTTGTCCGAGATGTTTGAGGCAGATGTTCCAAAGCAGGATATAGAAGGTGCACTTGAAAAAATCCTCAAAAAATACGAATCAGACGAATATTCTTTTCAAGTAGAGTATATTGGGGGCGGGTATCAATTTATGACAAAGCCTGCCTATCAAGCCAGTATCGGCATTATGCTCAAACAGCAATCCAAAAAAAGATTATCTACTTCGGCTTTGGAAACTCTTTCCATCATTGCTTACAAACAACCTATAACCAAGGGGGAAATGGAGCAAATTAGAGGTGTGAATTGTGATTATACAGTACAAAAGCTTCTGGAAAAAGAATTGGTTGAAATAAAAGGAAAGGCAGATGCCATTGGAAGACCCATTTTATATGGCACAAGCCAAAATTTCATGGAGTATTTCGGCATCAATGATTTGAAAGATTTACCTACCCCAAAAGACTTTTCCCAAGACGAAAATCAAATAGGAAAAGAAAACGAGGATTAG
- the hemC gene encoding hydroxymethylbilane synthase: MNIRIGTRGSKLALWQAEYVKDRIEKAGHIAEIVVIQTKGDKILDVAISKIGSKGVFTEEIEAQLVEGNIDIAVHSAKDMQSELPQGFELIAFTEREKVNDVLVSHKESIDINDKENPIVIGTSSTRRIATLKHFYPHIKTVDIRGNLQTRIRKMEEGLCDAILLAYAGVHRMEYDDKIKLELSTEEFIPAVGQGSVAIEVHENLSDDKKQMLRFALNHRNTEYCLRAERAYLRHLQGGCSIPVFGLANLNANSIEMEAGIISLDGQERISMKLTDETSRAEELGTLLARQILKKGGDKVLKEIREQLSE, from the coding sequence ATGAACATTAGAATTGGCACTCGAGGCAGTAAGTTAGCATTATGGCAAGCAGAGTATGTGAAAGATAGAATTGAGAAAGCTGGACATATTGCTGAGATTGTTGTTATTCAGACCAAAGGAGACAAGATTTTAGATGTGGCTATTTCCAAAATCGGAAGTAAAGGAGTTTTCACTGAAGAAATTGAAGCTCAACTAGTCGAAGGTAATATTGATATAGCCGTTCACAGTGCCAAGGATATGCAATCCGAATTGCCTCAAGGATTTGAATTAATAGCATTTACTGAAAGGGAAAAGGTAAATGATGTGTTGGTTTCGCATAAAGAATCCATTGATATTAATGATAAAGAAAATCCAATTGTAATTGGAACTTCTTCCACTCGTAGAATTGCGACTTTAAAGCATTTCTATCCGCATATTAAAACTGTAGATATCAGAGGGAATCTGCAAACACGAATCAGAAAAATGGAGGAAGGTTTATGCGATGCCATTTTGCTTGCTTATGCGGGAGTGCATAGAATGGAATATGATGATAAAATCAAATTAGAACTTTCTACCGAAGAATTTATTCCTGCAGTAGGGCAAGGTTCTGTTGCTATCGAAGTGCATGAAAATTTATCAGATGATAAAAAGCAAATGTTGCGTTTTGCACTTAATCACAGAAATACGGAATATTGCTTGAGAGCGGAAAGAGCTTATTTGCGCCATTTGCAAGGTGGTTGTAGCATTCCAGTTTTTGGCTTGGCAAACTTAAACGCCAACTCAATTGAAATGGAAGCAGGAATTATCAGCTTGGATGGACAAGAAAGGATTTCTATGAAATTAACAGATGAAACCTCCCGAGCAGAAGAATTGGGGACATTATTAGCTCGCCAAATTTTGAAAAAAGGTGGTGACAAAGTTTTAAAAGAAATTAGAGAACAACTTTCAGAATAA
- a CDS encoding DUF2007 domain-containing protein: protein MKNWKTVYKTDKLYQVQIVKDYLQDKDLQPIIVDKKDSAYQLGYYEIVVTVDEVMRAIKLIEDDIKFE from the coding sequence ATGAAAAATTGGAAGACTGTATATAAAACGGATAAGCTCTATCAAGTACAAATCGTGAAAGATTATTTGCAGGATAAGGATTTGCAACCGATTATTGTAGATAAGAAAGATTCTGCCTATCAACTGGGCTATTACGAGATCGTAGTTACTGTGGACGAGGTAATGCGTGCGATAAAACTAATTGAAGATGATATCAAATTTGAGTAA
- a CDS encoding phosphatidate cytidylyltransferase, whose translation MISNLSKYNNLTQRIIAALLGVAIMLSAIVYSEWTYFAVFFILCAMTQLEFYKLVGLDGMLPLKFWGTITGLSIYSITFLVHAEHLDPRVYFAIAPIASTVYFVKLYKKNDKKPFTNIAYTFLGIIYVAVPFALLHIAVFYNGTYSFQIIIGALFIQWASDTGAYFAGVKFGKRKLFERISPKKTWEGALGGTILAFIFAIIMASNFNEIADWQWLCIAGIIVIAGTYGDLVESLFKRSIEVKDSGSIIPGHGGFLDRFDGLLLSAPFISAFLMLFE comes from the coding sequence ATGATATCAAATTTGAGTAAATACAATAATTTAACCCAAAGGATTATTGCGGCATTATTAGGAGTCGCTATTATGCTTTCTGCAATAGTCTATAGTGAATGGACTTATTTTGCAGTCTTTTTTATTCTATGTGCAATGACCCAATTGGAATTTTACAAGCTGGTGGGATTAGATGGAATGCTTCCCCTCAAGTTTTGGGGCACCATTACGGGTCTTTCCATTTACAGTATAACATTTTTGGTTCATGCCGAACATCTTGATCCTCGAGTTTATTTCGCAATTGCACCCATAGCTTCCACGGTTTATTTTGTTAAACTCTATAAAAAGAATGATAAAAAGCCTTTCACCAATATTGCCTACACGTTTTTAGGGATAATATATGTAGCAGTTCCATTTGCACTTTTACATATTGCCGTTTTTTATAATGGGACTTACAGTTTTCAGATTATTATCGGAGCACTTTTCATTCAATGGGCAAGTGATACGGGAGCTTATTTTGCAGGAGTGAAATTTGGCAAGAGAAAATTATTTGAAAGAATTTCTCCAAAGAAAACCTGGGAAGGTGCCTTAGGTGGAACCATATTAGCCTTTATTTTTGCCATCATAATGGCTTCAAATTTTAATGAAATTGCAGATTGGCAATGGTTGTGTATTGCTGGAATAATTGTCATTGCAGGTACTTATGGTGATTTGGTTGAATCACTTTTCAAAAGAAGTATTGAAGTAAAAGATTCAGGCTCCATAATCCCAGGTCATGGCGGCTTTTTGGATAGATTTGATGGACTTTTGCTATCCGCACCATTTATTTCTGCTTTTTTGATGCTTTTTGAATGA
- a CDS encoding Glu/Leu/Phe/Val family dehydrogenase, with translation MGYIEPAPIKDLENPFESMMSRFHIAAQHLGLDDEIYNVLKSPARQVIVNLPITMDDGSIQVFEGYRVIHSTILGPSKGGVRYDMGVNIDEVKALAAWMTWKCAVVDIPYGGAKGGIKCNPRAMSAGEIERLTRSYTESMVDVFGEDRDIPAPDMGTGPREMAWMMDAYSRSKGMTVNAVVTGKPLVLGGSLGRNEATGRGVMVSALAAMEKLKINPYKATMAVQGFGNVGSFAALLLEERGATIKSISDISGAYFNDNGIDIKKAIEYRNNNNGTLEGFKGAEKIEGNDLLTLEVDVLIPAAKEDVITHENASKIQAKLIVEGANGPTSAKADNIINEKGIMVAPDILANAGGVTVSYFEWVQNRLGYKWTRERVNRRSDRIMKDAFEVVYKTSQDYDVPMRIAAYIVAIDKVAQTYKYRGGY, from the coding sequence ATGGGTTATATTGAACCGGCTCCAATTAAAGACTTAGAAAATCCTTTCGAGTCCATGATGTCACGATTTCATATCGCTGCGCAACACTTAGGTTTAGACGATGAAATTTACAATGTATTGAAATCACCCGCTCGTCAGGTGATAGTCAATCTTCCTATCACGATGGATGATGGCTCTATTCAAGTTTTTGAAGGCTATCGTGTGATTCACTCTACTATTTTGGGTCCATCCAAAGGTGGTGTACGCTATGATATGGGAGTAAACATTGATGAGGTAAAAGCACTTGCAGCTTGGATGACATGGAAATGTGCTGTCGTGGATATTCCTTATGGCGGTGCCAAAGGAGGTATAAAATGTAATCCGAGAGCAATGTCTGCTGGAGAAATTGAAAGATTGACTCGTTCTTATACTGAGTCAATGGTGGATGTTTTTGGAGAAGATAGAGATATTCCTGCTCCTGATATGGGAACAGGGCCTAGAGAAATGGCTTGGATGATGGATGCTTATTCTAGATCAAAAGGTATGACTGTTAATGCTGTTGTAACAGGAAAGCCACTGGTTTTGGGAGGTTCTTTAGGAAGAAATGAGGCGACTGGTCGTGGTGTGATGGTATCTGCTTTGGCTGCGATGGAAAAACTGAAAATCAATCCTTATAAAGCCACTATGGCGGTTCAAGGATTTGGTAATGTTGGTTCTTTTGCTGCTTTATTATTGGAAGAAAGAGGTGCAACCATCAAATCTATTTCTGATATTTCTGGTGCTTATTTTAATGATAATGGAATTGATATTAAGAAAGCTATTGAATACAGAAATAATAATAACGGCACTTTAGAAGGTTTTAAAGGAGCTGAAAAAATAGAAGGGAATGATTTATTGACTTTAGAAGTGGATGTTTTGATTCCTGCGGCTAAAGAAGATGTAATTACCCATGAAAATGCAAGTAAAATCCAAGCTAAGCTAATTGTAGAAGGAGCTAATGGCCCTACTTCAGCAAAAGCGGATAATATTATAAATGAAAAAGGAATAATGGTAGCACCAGATATTTTAGCGAATGCTGGTGGTGTTACGGTTTCTTATTTTGAGTGGGTGCAAAACCGTTTAGGTTACAAATGGACTCGCGAGCGTGTAAATAGACGTTCTGATAGGATTATGAAAGACGCTTTTGAAGTAGTTTATAAAACCTCTCAGGATTATGATGTGCCTATGAGAATTGCAGCTTATATAGTAGCAATCGATAAAGTAGCACAGACTTATAAGTATCGTGGAGGTTATTAA
- the dusB gene encoding tRNA dihydrouridine synthase DusB has protein sequence MVKIGNISLGEFPLLLAPMEDVSDPPFRAVCKENGADLMYTEFISSEGLIRDAIKSRQKLDIFDYEKPIGIQIFGGDEEAMAMATSIVNVTQPDLVDINFGCPVKKVVTKGAGAGVLKDIDLMVRLTESVVRSTDLPVTVKTRLGWDESSKNIEEVAERLQDVGIKALSIHGRTRQQMYKGEADWSLIAKVKNNPRINIPIFGNGDIDSPQKALEYKNRYGVDGLMIGRAAIGYPWIFNEIKHFFETGETLPPPNLDDRVETAKKHLKFSVEWKGEKLGIFEMRRHYTNYFRGIPHFKPYRTRLVEGENYQAVLDTLDEVNEVFSAQMFENI, from the coding sequence TTGGTAAAGATAGGAAACATATCATTAGGCGAATTTCCATTGCTTTTGGCACCCATGGAAGATGTAAGCGATCCGCCTTTCAGAGCAGTATGCAAAGAAAATGGCGCAGACTTGATGTACACAGAATTTATTTCTTCTGAAGGATTAATTCGGGATGCCATCAAAAGCAGACAAAAACTGGACATTTTCGATTATGAAAAGCCCATCGGCATTCAAATATTTGGGGGCGATGAGGAAGCAATGGCCATGGCAACCAGTATAGTAAATGTAACACAGCCAGATTTGGTCGACATTAATTTCGGCTGCCCTGTCAAAAAAGTAGTGACCAAAGGAGCAGGTGCTGGAGTTTTGAAAGACATTGATTTAATGGTCAGGCTGACTGAATCTGTTGTAAGATCTACAGACTTGCCTGTTACTGTGAAAACTCGTTTAGGATGGGATGAAAGTTCAAAAAATATAGAGGAAGTAGCTGAAAGGTTGCAAGATGTGGGAATAAAGGCCTTGTCTATTCATGGTAGAACTCGCCAGCAAATGTACAAAGGAGAGGCAGATTGGTCGCTTATTGCAAAGGTTAAAAATAATCCTCGGATCAATATTCCAATTTTTGGAAACGGAGATATCGATTCTCCTCAAAAGGCATTGGAATATAAAAATAGATATGGAGTGGATGGACTCATGATTGGCAGGGCTGCTATTGGCTATCCGTGGATTTTCAATGAAATCAAACACTTTTTCGAAACTGGTGAAACACTTCCTCCTCCTAATTTGGATGACAGAGTAGAGACTGCTAAAAAGCATCTCAAATTTTCAGTAGAATGGAAAGGTGAAAAATTAGGGATATTTGAAATGAGAAGACATTACACCAATTATTTTAGAGGAATCCCACATTTTAAACCTTACAGAACAAGATTAGTGGAGGGGGAGAATTACCAAGCAGTTTTGGATACCTTAGACGAGGTGAATGAAGTATTTTCTGCTCAAATGTTTGAAAATATATGA
- a CDS encoding ATP-dependent zinc protease family protein, which produces MKTKKTIGRIDKLDLPELGLVKVQAKIDTGAYTSAIHCSKIHIEKDKDGTDLLVYTISAKRLGQGMKAKKFKTSDFKLKRIKSSNGQVQERYVIKTKVKIFNKIYNTEFSLSDRSHMKNPILLGRKLLSGRFVVDVTEENLSYQYHQK; this is translated from the coding sequence TTGAAGACCAAAAAAACCATAGGCAGAATCGATAAATTGGATTTACCTGAATTGGGATTGGTAAAAGTTCAGGCTAAAATAGATACAGGAGCTTACACTTCTGCTATTCATTGCTCCAAAATCCATATCGAGAAAGACAAAGACGGAACTGATTTATTGGTTTATACCATTAGTGCAAAGCGGTTGGGTCAGGGAATGAAAGCCAAGAAATTCAAAACTTCTGATTTTAAGTTAAAGAGAATTAAGAGTTCTAATGGGCAAGTGCAGGAGCGCTATGTAATAAAAACCAAAGTAAAAATTTTTAATAAAATTTACAATACTGAATTTTCCCTTTCCGACCGAAGTCACATGAAAAATCCTATTTTATTGGGTAGGAAATTATTGAGTGGTAGATTTGTGGTGGATGTAACGGAGGAAAACCTTTCTTATCAATACCATCAAAAATAA
- a CDS encoding CPBP family intramembrane glutamic endopeptidase, which produces MNSLKHNNPQILHKNPWTSIFYLVLLFLAWNLFSQLIGTGIAVLVTGVDFMESQQLLEPPFSPKSKIFMYVAQGISHFLGFTVFALFFIKAMDKMSWKTFFNKKNIGVQPSILIVLTTFSFMIFNSIIIEWNMNIEFPEFMKGFGEWARGMEDRMMELTELLSSYDNFGEMLIALVIIGVFPAIGEELVFRGLLQNKLQTATRNAHLAIWISAIIFGAFHMQFFGVVPRILLGALFGYIYLYSGNIWYPILAHFVNNGLAVIVMYLGPKYIDDFDAAEVDTAVPVYVSIIGLFACLIFFRYFMNLIKGAVEE; this is translated from the coding sequence ATGAATTCTTTAAAGCATAACAACCCACAAATTCTGCATAAAAATCCCTGGACTTCAATTTTTTACCTGGTATTGCTGTTTCTGGCCTGGAATCTTTTTAGTCAATTAATTGGCACAGGCATAGCTGTATTGGTCACAGGAGTTGATTTTATGGAAAGTCAACAACTTTTAGAACCGCCTTTTAGTCCGAAAAGTAAAATTTTCATGTATGTGGCTCAAGGAATAAGTCATTTCCTAGGGTTCACTGTTTTCGCCCTGTTTTTTATAAAGGCAATGGATAAAATGAGTTGGAAAACTTTTTTTAATAAGAAAAATATAGGTGTCCAGCCTTCTATTTTGATTGTTTTAACCACTTTCTCTTTTATGATATTCAATTCCATCATAATCGAATGGAATATGAATATCGAATTTCCTGAATTTATGAAAGGTTTTGGCGAATGGGCGAGAGGTATGGAAGACCGAATGATGGAATTAACAGAACTGCTCAGTTCTTATGATAACTTTGGTGAAATGTTGATTGCTTTAGTGATAATCGGTGTTTTTCCTGCAATTGGAGAGGAGTTGGTATTCAGAGGGCTATTGCAAAATAAATTACAAACTGCCACAAGAAACGCACATTTAGCCATCTGGATAAGTGCTATTATTTTCGGTGCATTCCACATGCAATTTTTTGGGGTTGTTCCTAGAATCTTGCTAGGCGCATTATTTGGCTACATTTATCTTTATTCTGGTAATATTTGGTATCCAATTTTAGCCCATTTTGTAAATAATGGTTTGGCAGTAATTGTTATGTATCTTGGTCCGAAATATATAGATGATTTTGACGCAGCTGAAGTGGATACCGCTGTCCCAGTTTATGTTTCCATAATTGGATTATTCGCATGTCTCATTTTTTTCCGTTACTTTATGAATTTAATAAAAGGAGCAGTGGAGGAATGA
- a CDS encoding pseudouridine synthase, which produces MHNKKSPKGQKPQKPHKSHQVKKFSNQRKAETPDYDIKKLKSAETKEKELKEGIRLNKFIANAGICSRREADTHIADGKVKVNNKVVTELGFKVKPMDDVAFEGKPIKREKLVYVLLNKPKGFITTMDDPKGRKTVMDLISSAGDERIYPVGRLDRNTTGLLLFTNDGELAKKLTHPKHKIKKIYQVELDKPITEEDFLKIEEGVTLEDGEVKVDNVAILTPDAKTIGMEIRMGRNRIVRRTFEHLGYDVVKLDRTTFAGLTKKDLARGKWRFLKEKEVINLKHLR; this is translated from the coding sequence ATGCATAATAAGAAGTCTCCAAAAGGTCAAAAACCTCAGAAACCCCATAAATCTCATCAGGTAAAGAAGTTTTCAAATCAACGAAAAGCAGAAACTCCTGATTATGATATTAAAAAACTTAAATCCGCAGAGACTAAAGAAAAGGAACTTAAGGAAGGCATTCGTCTGAATAAATTCATTGCCAATGCAGGAATTTGCTCCAGAAGGGAAGCCGACACACATATAGCTGATGGGAAGGTTAAGGTCAATAATAAAGTCGTTACAGAATTAGGCTTTAAAGTGAAGCCTATGGATGATGTAGCCTTCGAAGGAAAACCCATCAAAAGAGAGAAATTGGTTTATGTATTGCTTAACAAACCAAAGGGTTTTATCACCACTATGGATGATCCTAAAGGCAGGAAAACCGTAATGGATCTAATTTCATCTGCAGGAGATGAACGTATTTATCCTGTTGGCAGATTGGATCGCAACACCACTGGACTTTTGCTTTTTACCAATGACGGAGAATTAGCCAAGAAATTAACCCATCCTAAACATAAGATCAAAAAAATCTACCAAGTTGAATTGGACAAGCCGATTACGGAAGAAGATTTCCTAAAAATCGAAGAAGGTGTAACACTGGAAGATGGGGAAGTAAAAGTAGACAATGTTGCAATCTTAACTCCTGATGCCAAAACCATAGGTATGGAGATCAGAATGGGTCGCAATCGTATTGTCAGAAGAACTTTCGAACATTTGGGCTATGATGTGGTAAAATTAGATCGAACCACCTTTGCAGGTCTCACCAAAAAAGATTTAGCAAGAGGTAAATGGAGATTCTTGAAGGAAAAAGAAGTGATTAATTTGAAGCATTTGAGGTGA
- a CDS encoding phosphatidylserine decarboxylase family protein produces the protein MTLHKEGRKILFFSLIIFVGVFFLFEYALDTPNWVNNALLVVLIVLYLVILQFFRSPKFIINKDEKHVLAPADGKVVVIEDTEENEYFKGKRKQISIFMSPINVHVNRSPISGVVKFCKYHAGKYLVAWHPKSSTENERTTIVVETGNGVEVLFRQIAGAMARRIKWYVKEGDMVEQGGEFGFIKFGSRVDIYLPLNSEVKVNIGDKTKGGRTVIAELKS, from the coding sequence ATGACTTTACATAAAGAAGGAAGGAAAATATTATTTTTCTCATTGATAATATTCGTTGGAGTATTCTTTTTATTTGAATACGCATTAGACACACCAAATTGGGTGAATAATGCACTATTGGTTGTTTTAATAGTGCTTTACCTTGTGATTTTACAATTTTTTCGAAGCCCAAAATTTATTATTAATAAAGATGAAAAACACGTATTAGCGCCAGCTGATGGAAAAGTAGTGGTAATTGAAGACACTGAGGAGAATGAATATTTTAAAGGAAAAAGAAAGCAAATATCCATTTTCATGTCCCCAATAAATGTACATGTAAACCGGAGCCCAATCTCAGGTGTGGTGAAATTCTGTAAATACCATGCAGGGAAATATTTAGTTGCATGGCATCCTAAATCCAGTACCGAAAATGAAAGAACCACCATAGTAGTAGAAACTGGTAATGGTGTTGAAGTACTTTTCAGACAAATTGCCGGAGCTATGGCAAGAAGAATTAAGTGGTATGTAAAAGAAGGCGATATGGTGGAGCAAGGAGGTGAATTCGGTTTCATAAAATTTGGTTCTCGTGTGGATATTTATTTACCTCTTAATTCCGAAGTGAAAGTAAATATAGGAGATAAAACCAAAGGTGGTAGAACTGTTATTGCAGAATTGAAATCCTAA
- a CDS encoding TraR/DksA family transcriptional regulator: MSDNEKTRYSADELKEFEELITSKLNKAKEELKYIKSTITRSGDSGTDGTSGNVKVLEDGADTMEKESMNQLAARQHKFIVNLENALVRIKNGTYGVCSVTGKLISKERLRAVPHTTQSIEAKLAQDN, from the coding sequence ATGAGTGATAATGAGAAAACCCGATATAGTGCCGATGAGCTAAAAGAATTTGAAGAGCTAATCACTAGCAAATTAAATAAAGCAAAAGAAGAACTAAAGTATATCAAATCAACCATTACTCGTTCTGGAGATTCAGGAACAGACGGAACTTCAGGAAATGTGAAAGTTTTGGAAGATGGTGCTGACACCATGGAAAAAGAAAGCATGAATCAGTTGGCAGCTCGTCAACATAAATTCATCGTTAATTTAGAGAATGCTTTAGTAAGAATTAAAAACGGTACTTACGGAGTGTGTTCTGTAACAGGTAAATTAATTTCTAAAGAAAGATTAAGAGCTGTTCCGCATACTACGCAATCTATTGAAGCTAAATTGGCCCAAGATAATTAA